The sequence TCAAACGTCAGGCATATGGATTCAGGGATAATTGGTACTTCAAGCTCCGATTATATTTTATTCACGAATCCATCCCGGCATTTCCCGGATGAATCTTTTTAAAACCCAAAGAAAGGTGCCGGCCATGGAAATCAAGCTGCCCTGGGGGCAATCGTTGACAACGCTTCAACTGCCCGATACCTGGCATGTGCACATGCCCGAACGCGTCGACATCTCCGGCCAAAACCGGCAAAGCTGCGCAGACATCGTGGAAGCCGCCCTGGCCAACCCGGAAGGCACCGGCAGCATTTCCGAAAAAAACCTTTCAAACAAGCGCGTCCTGATCATCGTGGATGACAACACCCGCCCCACCCCGGCCCATGAGTTTTTTCACCTGATTTTCCAGCACCTGCAGCAGGCCGGCGCAGATGCCAAAAACATCCATGTCATGCCCGCACTGGGAATTCACACGGCCATGCGCCGGGAAGAAATGGCAGAAAAAATCGGGGAAGAAAATTTAAACAAGATCAACTGGTCCAACCCGGATGCCTTTGATCCGGCCACCCACCATGATTTCGGCACAACTGGCAGGGGCACGCCTGTTCGATTAAACCGGGAAGTGGCCGCAGCAGACCTGATTGTCCTGGTGGGCATGATCGAACCGCACCTGTGGGCCGGATTCGGCGGGGGCATGAAAAACCTGTTTCCCGGCGTGGCCGCGGCAGAGGCCATCGGCGCCCACCACGGCATGATCGCAGAGCCACCATACCTGTTTAACCGGGTGGGAATGGCCCCGGATGAAAACACCTTTCGCCGGGACCTGGAAGAAACAAGGGATCTGGTCC is a genomic window of Desulfosalsimonas propionicica containing:
- the larA gene encoding nickel-dependent lactate racemase, translating into MNLFKTQRKVPAMEIKLPWGQSLTTLQLPDTWHVHMPERVDISGQNRQSCADIVEAALANPEGTGSISEKNLSNKRVLIIVDDNTRPTPAHEFFHLIFQHLQQAGADAKNIHVMPALGIHTAMRREEMAEKIGEENLNKINWSNPDAFDPATHHDFGTTGRGTPVRLNREVAAADLIVLVGMIEPHLWAGFGGGMKNLFPGVAAAEAIGAHHGMIAEPPYLFNRVGMAPDENTFRRDLEETRDLVPGEIFVVNVLLDENQQIAAAFAGEALAAHRKGIECNKNIAGISLPHPMDAVIVNSHPMDINFKQSMKCVGNALPALGPGGVIMGFLRAARGLDDIPLPDKPPPLSVLRTILKLVGKSNVMGFLNVMKKGLNVEERFLTYYSMRLIREYRMFFHVPSLSEKEIRHLGFFHACGRPQEAIDRGAAKLKKDAHVAVFPDGGATFPIMK